The following is a genomic window from Niabella soli DSM 19437.
GAAGTTCGGAATACAGTTTAATGAGGATAACCAGCTCATGGTTAAGAATAACGACTATGAAATGGGCAGGGTAAATGTACAACAGGGTAATATTATTTTTAAGAATGCTAAAAATGTGTATTTAAAAGAGATTTCTTCTTTGAATCTTTACAAAAATGCTTCGCCAGTGCTGAAATCAGGGAATATGAATATAATGGCCGTTGCCCCCTACGGCAAAGGAATGGTTTTCGCCCTGGGCGATCCCTGGATCTACAATGAATACGTAGACGGAAAGAAGCTGCCCCTTAAATACGAAAATTATAAAGCCGCACAGGATTGGGTGCGCTTCCTTTTAAACAAAGCAAAAATTAAAACTAAGAATTGATAATGCAGCTTTCCAAAACCAGTTTATCAGCAATAAATTCCCAAACCCCAATGGTAATCCCCGGCGAAGAGCTGTTTGGGCTTCCGGAGAAAGTGTTACAGTTTGGAACCGGCGTTTTGCTCAGAGGCTTACCTGATTATTTTATAGACAAGGCAAATAAACAAGGAGTTTTCAATGGCCGGATCGTGATCGTAAAATCGACAGACTCCGGCGGTACTGATGCTTTTGCCACACAGGATGGGCTGTATACACAATGTGTACGGGGCCTGGAAGATGGAAAAGTGGTTGAAGAGTATGTGATCAATGCTGCCGTTAGCCGGGTGCTTTCCGCGAAAACAGAATGGAATAAGATCCTGGAAGTAGCCATTAATCCGGACCTGCAATTGGTGATATCAAACACTACGGAACTGGGCATCGTTTCCAGCAACGATAAGGTAACGGATGCGCCACCGGCATCGTTCCCCGGCAAATTGCTCGTTGTTTTATATGAACGTTTTAAAGCGCTGGGCGGAACGGAGGCCCCCGGACTTGTTATTGTTCCTACGGAACTGATCGTGGATAATGGCAAAAAATTAAAAGCGATCCTGCTGGAGCTGGCGCAGCAAAATAACCTGGGCAATGATTTTATAACCTGGATCGAAAACAAAAATGAATGCTGTAGCTCATTGGTCGATCGTATTGTACCGGGCAAACTGGAAGCGGCCGATGAAAAGGCCACTACTGAACTGTTGGGTTACCAGGACGACCTGAAATTTATGAGCGAAGTCTTTCGCCTCTGGGCAATAGAATCCGGAAGTGAAAAAGCAAAAGAAGTACTATCCTTTGCCCGCGTGGATGAGGGTGTGGTGATCGCTCCTGATATTGAAAAGTTCCGGGAACTGAAACTGCGCTTATTAAACGGTACGCATACCTTGTCCTGCGGCCTGGCCATACTGGCGGGCTTTGAGACCGTTAAAGAAGCCATGGCCGATGAAGCGTTTGAAAATTATATTCAGGAATTAACCAAAAAAGAGATAGCTGTCGTTCTGGAGCAAAAAGGGATCCCCCTGGAGGAATCCTTTGCCTTTGCTGATAAAGTGATCGAACGGTTTAAAAACCCCTATCTCGATCATAAATGGATCAGCATCAGCTTTGCGTTTACGTCAAAAATGAAGATGCGTAACCTGCCGTTGATTCAATCGTTCTATACCAAAAATGCACAGGAAGCAACGGCAATGGCATTGGGCTTTGCCGCTTATCTGTTATTTATGAGAACAGATAAGGAAGGCGATCATTTTGTACATAACAACAACGGAAAGGCGCTTACACTTAATGACGATAAGGCAGCGGTGCTGGCGGCTTTATGGCAGGAAAATGATCCCGAAGCGCTGGTAAGCGCTGCGCTGGCCCAAACGGGGCTGTGGGGTGCGGATCTTAACACGATTCCCGGTTTTGCGGAACAAACTAAATACTGGTTATTAACGTTAATTAAAGATGGGGCTGGCGCCACATTAAATAAATTTGCAGCAATGGAGGTAAAATAAAATGCAAAGAATAGTTTTAAAAGTTCACCCGAAAGATAATGTTATTGTAGCCCTGCAGGACCTTGAGAAAGGCCAGGAGGTTACTTACGATGGTAAATCATACGTTTTGGTTGAGGATATCCCCGCAAAGCATAAGTTTTTTATGAACGACATGCAGGCCGGCGATGAAATCATTATGTATGGCGTGTTGGTTGGCAAAGCCCAGGAGTTCATACCTGCGGGCGGGCGTATGACCACTGCCAATACCAAACATGCCGCCGATCCTTTTGAATACCGGCCCTATCATTACACCTGGACGCCCCCGGATGTTTCCCGGTTCAAAGACCGAACGTTTAACGGCTATCACCGTGCCGACGGAAAGGTAGGAACGGCTAACTACTGGCTGTTCATGCCTACTGTTTTCTGCGAGAACCGGAACCTGGATGTCATCCGCGAAGCGTTGCACAATGAATTAGGCTATGCCGTAACAAGCAAGTATAAAAAATATACCCACCATTTGGTTGAGGCCTTTAAAAATAACGAGGATCTTTCCAACCTGACACTCAATGCACTTCCTGCCGGAGCAGGTAATGATGGAGGGCGTTTATTTAAAAATATAGATGGTATTAAATTCCTGAATCACCAGGGAGGTTGCGGCGGTACCCGCCAGGATGCCGGAACCTTGAGTAAATTACTGGCCGCTTATGCGGATCATCCCAACGTGGCGGGGGTTACGATCCTGAGCCTGGGTTGTCAGAACCTGCAGACCAAACAATTACTGGAAGATATTAAATTAAGAAACCCTTCTTTTGATAAACCGTTGCTGGTTTTTGAACAACAGCAATCACAAAGCGAAGAGCAGTTGGTAAGTGACGCTATTCGCAAAACATTTGAAGGGTTGATTGAAGCAAATAAAATAGAGCGGCAACCCGCTCCGCTGACGGCATTGACAGTAGGTGTTAAATGTGGCGGCAGCGATGGGTTCAGTGGTATCAGCGCCAACCCGGCGGTAGGTTATACCAGCGATCTTTTGGCTGCACTGGGCGCAAAAGTATTGCTGGCGGAATTCCCGGAATTATGCGGGGCAGAACAACAACTGATCGACCGCACCATTGATGAAGCGGCGGCACGTAAATTCATTCACTTAATGACCACTTACAACGACCAGGCCATAAGCGTGGGATCGGGATTTTTCATGAATCCTTCCCCCGGTAATATAAAAGACGGACTGATTACGGATGCTATTAAGAGTACAGGGGCTGCAAAAAAAGGCGGCACCTCACCCGTAGTGGACGTGTTGGATTACACGGAACCGGCTTCCAAACCGGGTTTGAGCCTGGTGTGCACACCGGGTAATGATGTGGAAGCCACCACCGGGAAAGCAGCATCCGGCGCCACACTCATTTTGTTTACAACAGGATTGGGTACGCCTACCGGCAACCCGGTTTGCCCAACCATTAAATTGGCCACTAATTCGTCTCTTGCGCGCAGGATGAGTGATATCATAGATATCAACACCGGAGGTATCATTGATGGAGAAAAAACAATTGAAGAAATGGGCGAAGAAATACTGGAGTATTGCATCAAAGCCGCCAGTGGTGAAGTAATTCCCAAAGCAGTATTATTAAATCAGGATGACTTTATCCCCTGGAAAAGAGGCGTAAGTCTGTAGAAATTTTTATTGAACCGGCTGTAGTGCCGCTAATTGCTCTGTTGGAGCTTGTCCCGCTGAAAGCGGGATCGCACTCCGATAGCTATCGGAATCAGCTACAGCATATAAACCAGTCAGCAGGAAATGAAACAGTTTTTAGACGACAACTTCTTATTGGAAACAAAAACAGCGGAGCGCCTCTTTCACGATTATGCCAAACAGATGCCCATAATCGATTATCACTGCCACCTCCCGCCGCAGCAGATAGCGGAGGACGCGCAATTTAAAAATATTACCCAGGCATGGCTCTATGGCGATCACTATAAGTGGCGGGCTATGCGCACGCATGGAGTTAACGAGCGTTATGTCACCGGCGATGCAACGGATGAAGAGAAATTTCTGAAATGGGCGGAAACGGTTCCGTACACCATGCGGAATCCGCTGTACCATTGGACGCACCTGGAATTGAAACGCTATTTTGGCATTGACGAAATTTTAAACGGAAATACCGGCGCGGCTGTTTACAAAGAAGTTTCTGATAAGATCAGTAGCAAGGAATACAGCGTACGCAACCTGCTGCGCAACATGAATGTGAAAGTGGTTTGTACCACAGATGATCCGGCAGATACACTGGAGTTTCACCAACAGATCAAAGCGGATGGTTTTGAGATACCCGTTTACCCCGCCTTTCGCCCGGATAATGCCATGAATGTTTCGGCACCGGAAACCTTCGCCGCTTATGTTAAAAAGTTAGAAGCAGTGGCGAATGTTTCCATCAGCGATCTGGATACCTACCTCCAGGCTTTAAAGAGCCGCCATGATTTCTTTGCGGAAATGGGTGGTTCGGTATCGGATCACGGACTGGAATATATTGATGCGGCGGATTATACGGAAGCGGAGATCCGAGCTATATTTAGTAAGATCTTTAGCGGTAAGGCGCTGAATGCAGAAGAACAAGTGCAATTCAGATCGGCTATGCTGGTGTGGTTTGCCGAATGGGATCATGAGAAAGGATGGGTACAGCAATACCACGTTGGAGCCTTGCGCAACAACAATTCGCGCCTGCTGGCAAAATTAGGTCCGGATACCGGCTGGGATTCTATCGGGGACTTCCCGCAGGGCAGGGCCTTGTCAAAATTCCTGAACGGACTGGAAAAGAACAACCGTTTGGCAAAAACCATCCTGTATAATCTGAACCCTGCCGACAATGAGTTGTTTGCAACGATGGCGGGTAACTTTAATGATGGTACCGTTGCAGGAAAAGTGCAGTGGGGCTCCGGATGGTGGTTCCTGGATCAGAAGAACGGTATGATCGATCAGATGAACGCTTTATCCAATATGGGACTGATCAGCCATTTTGTGGGGATGCTCACCGATTCCAGGAGCTTTCTTTCGTTCCCGCGGCATGAATATTTCAGAAGAATATTGTGTAATTTGTTTGGAAACGATATCGAAAATGGCGAACTTCCGGGCGATATAGAATGGACGGGAAAAATTGTCCGGGATATCTGTTTTAACAATGCCAACGAATATTTTGGATTTGGGGCAGCGAACAGTTAATAGATAATAGCTCATAGTTCATGGGCTATGAACCATGAACTATAAACAATGAACTATAAATAAAAGAAAGGATGTTTGATCTTACAGGAAAAACGGCTTTGGTTACCGGCGGCAACAAAGGGATTGGAAAGGGAATGGCGCTGGGACTGGCCCGGGCAGGTGCAGATATTATCGTAGCGGCACGCAGTGTAGAAGCGGGTTCTGAAATTGAAACCGAAGTAAAAAAACTGGGCAGAAATTTTAAATACTATAAAATGGACGCTTCGGACCGGGAAAATGTATATGCTTTTATAAAGCAGGTACTGGCGGAAAATGAACGGATCGATATCCTGATCAATAACGCGGGTACCATTATGCGGAAACCGGCGGCCGAGCACCCCGATGCATATTGGGATAGCGTGCTTTCCATTAACCTGGATACGCCTTTTATTTTAGCGCGGGAATTGGGCAGGCACATGATTGGCAATGGGTCGGGCAAGATCATTTTTACCTGCTCCCTGTTAAGTTTCCAGGGCGGTATTAATGTACCCGGCTATGCAGCCAGCAAGGGTGCGTTGAGCAGCCTGGTAAAGGCGTTGGCCAATGAATGGGCATCAAAAGGGGTAAATGTGAACGGCATTGCTCCGGGGTACATTGCTACGGACAATACGCAGGCCCTGCGGGATGATCCCGACCGTAGCAAATCGATCCTGGACCGCATTCCGGCAGCCCGCTGGGGCACCCCGGAAGATTTTGCGGGTCCCGCTGTGTTTTTGGCATCGGATGCCGGCAGTTATGTGCACGGAACGATCCTGACGGTGGACGGTGGATGGATGGGGCGGTAGGAATGTAAAATGTAGCATAAAGAATTAGAAATAATAAATTAGAAATAAGAAATGGAACTACGTTATGAGCACAGTCCGGCGGAAACAAAAACAATGACCACGGAACAGTTGCGCGAAAGTTTTTTAGTAGAGAACCTGATGCAACAGGATAAACTGACATTAGTGTACAGCATTTACGACCGCCTGATCGTGGGAGGCGTAAAACCCGTTGCAAAGGCAGTTGTATTAAAAAATGAAGAGGAATTAAAGTCGGAATTTTTCCTGCAGCGCAGGGAAATGGGGGTGATCAATGTGGGGGGCAATGGCGTTATAACGGTTGATGGTAAAAAATATGCCCTGGGTAAAAAAGATTGCCTGTATATAGGACGGGGTGCAAAAAAAGTAAGCTTTAGCAGCGCCGGGAAAAAAGCTCCCGCGTTGTTTTATATTTTATCCGCGCCGGCTCATAAAGAATATCCCACTACAAAATATACCAAGGAGCAGGCAACGCCGGTGAGCCTGGGCGATATTACAACATCGAACAAAAGAACCATATATAAGTATATTCACGAAGATGGAGTCCAGAGCTGCCAGTTGGTGATGGGACTTACCGTTTTGGAAACAGGTTGCGTATGGAATTCTGTGCCGCCGCATACTCATACCCGTAGAACGGAAATTTATTATTATTTTGACTTGCCGGAAGACCAGCGCCTGTTTCACATGATGGGTGAACCGCAGCAAACGCGCCATATTATCATGAAGAATAACGAAGCGGTTATTTCTCCGCCCTGGAGCATGCACTTCGGTTGCGGCACCTCCAACTATGGATTTATCTGGGGTATGGCAGGAGAGAATAAGCAGTATACGGATATGGATCCCGCGCCGGTACCAACATTGCAATAGTCAATAGTCAATGGTGAATAGTCAATGGTGAATGAAAAACCATTGATTCAAGAACTATTGATTTTCAAATTTTCAAATTATCGAATTTTCAAATTAATTAAATGTCTAAAAAGATTGTTACACTCGGAGAAATAATGTTACGCCTGTCTACTCCCGGCTTTGAACGTTTTGTTCAGGCCGACTCTTTTGATGTTACCTATGGTGGCGGAGAAGCGAACGTGGCGGTGGCGCTTTGCAATTATGGGTTGAACGGATCGTTTGTTTCAAAAGTACCGGACAATGCAATTGGCCAGGCCGCCATCAATCATTTAAGACGCTATGGCGTAAATACCGATTTTGTAGCACGCGGCGGCGAACGTTTGGGGATCTACTTCCTGGAAACCGGTGCTTCCATGCGCGCTTCACAGGTGATCTACGACCGCGCAGGTGCGGCCATTGCGGAAGCGGATGCCGGTGAATTTGATTTTGATAAAATACTGGAAGGGGCAGATTGGTTTCATACTACCGGTATTACACCAGCGCTGAGTGATAAAGCAGCCGCATTAACCGAAGCAGCGTTGAAAGCGGCAAAGGCGAAGGGGATTACCACCAGCATCGATCTGAACTACCGTAAAAAATTATGGAGCAAGGAAAAAGCCCGCGAAGTGATGAGCGAGCTGTGTAAATATGTAGACGTATGCATCGGGAACGAAGAAGATGCGGAAACCACATTGGGTTTTAAGGCAAAAGATACGGATATCACCAAAGGAGAACTGAACCTGGAAGGGTATAAAGATGTGATCCGGCAGATGAAAGAAAAATTCAATTTTAAATACATCGCCTCTTCTTTACGCGAAAGTTATAGCGCCAGTGATAATGGCTGGAGCGCCCTGGTATCGGATGGTTCCGAGTTCTACCATACCAAAAAATATAATGTGCGTATTGTAGACCGTGTAGGCAGTGGCGACAGCTTTGCCAGCGGGTTGATTTATGGCCTGGTTACCGGTATGAGCATGGCGGACGCCGCAGAATTCGGTGTAGCGGCCTCTGCATTAAAGCATACCATACCCGGCGATTTAAATCATGCCACTTTAAGCGATGTAAAAGGACTGATGAAAGGGGATGCCAGCGGACGCGTACAACGCTAACGAATCTTAAATTCCACATTCCTTATTTTACATTTTACATTCCCCATGGTAATAGATACTTTACATAACGCAGCCCGCTACGAAAGCCTGCACCCCTTGTTTAAAAAGGCGTTGGACTATATGCGTCAGACAGACCTTTTAAACACGGCAGCCGGCACTTACAGCGTAGAGGAAAATACGATCAAAGCAATTATATCCGAAGCGCCCGGCAAAAAGCAGGAAACAGCCCTGGAAAAGTTTGAATGCCACAACCGGTTTATTGATATCCAGTATGTGATCAGCGGCACCGAACAGATGGGCTGGAAGCCCCGTCCCGATTGCAAAACACCCAACGGTGATTATAACCCTGAAAAGGATGTGCAGTTTTTTAAAGAGATGCCGGATCTATATTTTACACTGCATCCGGGGCAGTTTGTCATCTTCTTTCCCGAGGATGTGCACGCGCCTATGATTGGCGATGGGATCATTAAAAAATTAGTAATGAAAATAGCTTTATAAGATGGCTGTACAACAAACAATAGATACGATTATTGAACAGGGGATGTTGCCCCTGTATTTTAACGCTGATGAAACCGTAAGCGTGGAGGTATTGCGCGCTTTATATAAAGCAGGCGTAAAAGCGGTTGAATATACCAACAGGGGCGAAGCTGCTTTTTCAAATTTTAAAAGGCTGGTAGAAGTCCGCAATAGCGAAATGAAAGGGTTATTGCTGGGTATCGGAACGGTTAAAAACCGCCAGGATGCCGACAATTATTTTAACGCTGGTGCGGATTTTTTTGTAAGCCCGGGATTTGTTCCGGAAATTGCAGCCTTTGCCATAGAAAAAAATATTTTTTATGCACCAGGTTGCATGACCCCTTCTGAAATAATCGCCGCTGAAAATGCAGGCGTTAAATTCATTAAACTGTTTCCCGGCGATATGCTGGGGCCAAAATACCTGACCACTATTAAAGATATTTTCCCTAAACTGTTATTTATGCCAACAGGCGGTGTTGATACTACAAAGGAAAGTATTGAAAGTTGGTTTAAAGCAGGAGTATGCGCCGTGGGAATGGG
Proteins encoded in this region:
- a CDS encoding tagaturonate reductase; amino-acid sequence: MQLSKTSLSAINSQTPMVIPGEELFGLPEKVLQFGTGVLLRGLPDYFIDKANKQGVFNGRIVIVKSTDSGGTDAFATQDGLYTQCVRGLEDGKVVEEYVINAAVSRVLSAKTEWNKILEVAINPDLQLVISNTTELGIVSSNDKVTDAPPASFPGKLLVVLYERFKALGGTEAPGLVIVPTELIVDNGKKLKAILLELAQQNNLGNDFITWIENKNECCSSLVDRIVPGKLEAADEKATTELLGYQDDLKFMSEVFRLWAIESGSEKAKEVLSFARVDEGVVIAPDIEKFRELKLRLLNGTHTLSCGLAILAGFETVKEAMADEAFENYIQELTKKEIAVVLEQKGIPLEESFAFADKVIERFKNPYLDHKWISISFAFTSKMKMRNLPLIQSFYTKNAQEATAMALGFAAYLLFMRTDKEGDHFVHNNNGKALTLNDDKAAVLAALWQENDPEALVSAALAQTGLWGADLNTIPGFAEQTKYWLLTLIKDGAGATLNKFAAMEVK
- a CDS encoding UxaA family hydrolase translates to MQRIVLKVHPKDNVIVALQDLEKGQEVTYDGKSYVLVEDIPAKHKFFMNDMQAGDEIIMYGVLVGKAQEFIPAGGRMTTANTKHAADPFEYRPYHYTWTPPDVSRFKDRTFNGYHRADGKVGTANYWLFMPTVFCENRNLDVIREALHNELGYAVTSKYKKYTHHLVEAFKNNEDLSNLTLNALPAGAGNDGGRLFKNIDGIKFLNHQGGCGGTRQDAGTLSKLLAAYADHPNVAGVTILSLGCQNLQTKQLLEDIKLRNPSFDKPLLVFEQQQSQSEEQLVSDAIRKTFEGLIEANKIERQPAPLTALTVGVKCGGSDGFSGISANPAVGYTSDLLAALGAKVLLAEFPELCGAEQQLIDRTIDEAAARKFIHLMTTYNDQAISVGSGFFMNPSPGNIKDGLITDAIKSTGAAKKGGTSPVVDVLDYTEPASKPGLSLVCTPGNDVEATTGKAASGATLILFTTGLGTPTGNPVCPTIKLATNSSLARRMSDIIDINTGGIIDGEKTIEEMGEEILEYCIKAASGEVIPKAVLLNQDDFIPWKRGVSL
- the uxaC gene encoding glucuronate isomerase, yielding MKQFLDDNFLLETKTAERLFHDYAKQMPIIDYHCHLPPQQIAEDAQFKNITQAWLYGDHYKWRAMRTHGVNERYVTGDATDEEKFLKWAETVPYTMRNPLYHWTHLELKRYFGIDEILNGNTGAAVYKEVSDKISSKEYSVRNLLRNMNVKVVCTTDDPADTLEFHQQIKADGFEIPVYPAFRPDNAMNVSAPETFAAYVKKLEAVANVSISDLDTYLQALKSRHDFFAEMGGSVSDHGLEYIDAADYTEAEIRAIFSKIFSGKALNAEEQVQFRSAMLVWFAEWDHEKGWVQQYHVGALRNNNSRLLAKLGPDTGWDSIGDFPQGRALSKFLNGLEKNNRLAKTILYNLNPADNELFATMAGNFNDGTVAGKVQWGSGWWFLDQKNGMIDQMNALSNMGLISHFVGMLTDSRSFLSFPRHEYFRRILCNLFGNDIENGELPGDIEWTGKIVRDICFNNANEYFGFGAANS
- a CDS encoding SDR family oxidoreductase encodes the protein MFDLTGKTALVTGGNKGIGKGMALGLARAGADIIVAARSVEAGSEIETEVKKLGRNFKYYKMDASDRENVYAFIKQVLAENERIDILINNAGTIMRKPAAEHPDAYWDSVLSINLDTPFILARELGRHMIGNGSGKIIFTCSLLSFQGGINVPGYAASKGALSSLVKALANEWASKGVNVNGIAPGYIATDNTQALRDDPDRSKSILDRIPAARWGTPEDFAGPAVFLASDAGSYVHGTILTVDGGWMGR
- the kduI gene encoding 5-dehydro-4-deoxy-D-glucuronate isomerase, which produces MELRYEHSPAETKTMTTEQLRESFLVENLMQQDKLTLVYSIYDRLIVGGVKPVAKAVVLKNEEELKSEFFLQRREMGVINVGGNGVITVDGKKYALGKKDCLYIGRGAKKVSFSSAGKKAPALFYILSAPAHKEYPTTKYTKEQATPVSLGDITTSNKRTIYKYIHEDGVQSCQLVMGLTVLETGCVWNSVPPHTHTRRTEIYYYFDLPEDQRLFHMMGEPQQTRHIIMKNNEAVISPPWSMHFGCGTSNYGFIWGMAGENKQYTDMDPAPVPTLQ
- a CDS encoding sugar kinase: MSKKIVTLGEIMLRLSTPGFERFVQADSFDVTYGGGEANVAVALCNYGLNGSFVSKVPDNAIGQAAINHLRRYGVNTDFVARGGERLGIYFLETGASMRASQVIYDRAGAAIAEADAGEFDFDKILEGADWFHTTGITPALSDKAAALTEAALKAAKAKGITTSIDLNYRKKLWSKEKAREVMSELCKYVDVCIGNEEDAETTLGFKAKDTDITKGELNLEGYKDVIRQMKEKFNFKYIASSLRESYSASDNGWSALVSDGSEFYHTKKYNVRIVDRVGSGDSFASGLIYGLVTGMSMADAAEFGVAASALKHTIPGDLNHATLSDVKGLMKGDASGRVQR
- a CDS encoding YhcH/YjgK/YiaL family protein — encoded protein: MVIDTLHNAARYESLHPLFKKALDYMRQTDLLNTAAGTYSVEENTIKAIISEAPGKKQETALEKFECHNRFIDIQYVISGTEQMGWKPRPDCKTPNGDYNPEKDVQFFKEMPDLYFTLHPGQFVIFFPEDVHAPMIGDGIIKKLVMKIAL
- a CDS encoding bifunctional 4-hydroxy-2-oxoglutarate aldolase/2-dehydro-3-deoxy-phosphogluconate aldolase is translated as MAVQQTIDTIIEQGMLPLYFNADETVSVEVLRALYKAGVKAVEYTNRGEAAFSNFKRLVEVRNSEMKGLLLGIGTVKNRQDADNYFNAGADFFVSPGFVPEIAAFAIEKNIFYAPGCMTPSEIIAAENAGVKFIKLFPGDMLGPKYLTTIKDIFPKLLFMPTGGVDTTKESIESWFKAGVCAVGMGSKLVSKQLMADKNYGAIETATSAVLKTIHEIKNN